The following nucleotide sequence is from Azospirillum brasilense.
ATCACCGACATCGTCAACATCGGCATCGGCGGGTCCGACCTCGGCCCGGTGATGGTGACGGAGGCGCTGACCCCCTACCTGCACCCGCAGATCGGCGTGCATTTCGTCTCCAACGTGGATGGCACCCACATCAGCGAGACGCTGGAATGGCTGGACCCGGAGACGACGCTGTTCGTCATCGCGTCCAAGACCTTCACCACCCAGGAGACGCTGACCAACGCCCACACCGCGCGGCGCTGGTTCCTGGAGAGCGCCGGCGACCCCGCCCATGTCGCCAAGCATTTCGTCGCCGTCTCCACCAACGAGGCGGAGGTGCGCAAGTTCGGCATCGACCCGGCCAACATGTTCGGCTTCTGGGATTGGGTCGGCGGGCGCTATTCGCTGTGGTCGGCGATCGGGCTGTCCATCGCGCTCGGCATCGGCATGGACCGCTTCACCGAGCTGCTGGCCGGCGCCCACGATATGGACGAGCATTTCCGTACCGCGCCGCTGGAGCGCAACATGCCGGTGCTGATGGCGATGCTCGGCGTCTGGTACGTCAATTTCTGGGGCGCCAAGTCCCACGCCGTGCTGCCCTACGACCAGTATCTTCACCGCTTCCCGGCCTATCTCCAGCAGTTGGACATGGAGAGCAACGGCAAGACGGTGGACCGGCAGGGCGCACGGGTGGATTACGCCACCGGCCCGGTGGTCTTCGGCGAGCCGGGCACCAACGGCCAGCACGCCTTCTACCAACTCATCCACCAGGGGACGGAGCTGGTGCCCGCCGACTTCCTCGCCCCGGCGGAAACCCACAACCCCATCGGCGACCATCACCGCATCCTGCTGTCGAACTTCTTCGCCCAGCCGGAAGCCCTGATGCGCGGCAAGACCGCCGACGAGGTGCGCGCCGAGATGACCAAGTCCGGCAAGCCGGCCGACGCCATCGAGCCGCTGGTCCCCCACCGCGTGTTCGAGGGCAACAAGCCGTCCAACAGCATTCTGTTCAAGAAGCTGGACCCGCACACGCTGGGCGCCCTGATCGCGCTGTACGAACACAAGGTGTTCGTCCAGGGCATCGTGTGGGCCATCAACAGCTTCGACCAGTGGGGCGTGGAACTGGGCAAGCAACTGGCCGGCAAGATCCTGCCCGAACTCCAGAACGGCCCGACCGCCGCGTTGGGGCACGACAGCTCGACCAACGGGCTGATCGGCTGGTACCGCAAGCACCGCTGAGCGGCGAAGGGTCGCCTTGCGGTTTTATTGCCGAAGGGGAAAAACAACCGTAAAATCATCGTCACGGGATTGCTCGACCGTGAGGGATGCTCTGATGGACGCTTTATCCCCTTTGGCTGGCGCCCCGGCCGTCGCCACGACGAAGACCATGTCGGCGGCCCAAGGCGCCGCAATCAGCTCTCCTGGGGCGGCAACGACCGCCACCACCACAGGCGCCAAGGACACGCTGTCCCTGAGCCCCCTGGCGGCGAGCCTGAAGGGGCCTTCGCTGGATCTGTTCAACAAGCTGAAGCAGAACGAGCGCACCCTGCTCAGCGGCCTCGTGGACAGCGGCAAGGTCACCGGCGACGACGTGAACAACGCGCTGATGGGCAGCCTGAAAATGGCTCGGTCCACGGCCTTCATGAACGGAGGCCGGATGTTCGAATCCCAGAATCGCGGCCTCTTCGCCCGCGCCAACACCGTCACGGCGGATGAGATGCTGAAGGCAACCGACGACACGCTGGCCCGGCGCAAGGAACTGGTCGCGCGGCTGGGAGAATTGGACAAGAACGGCCAAGGCGGCTCCGACGACTATGGCGAGATCCTGCGCGCCCTTTCCGCAGTGGAGCCCGGCGCGGGCACCGGGCTACCCAACGCGGAACCCCATGGCAACAGCCGGGCGACCGCCCATTTACGCCAGACCCGGCTCATCTCGCCCTATTACATGAAGTTGGGTGACCCTTTTTTCATCCGCAGCGGCGAAGAGGAAGCGGCAAGCAACAAGCTGAAGGACGCCGGCGTCTCCCTGTCCAGCCTCACAGACGCCGCCCGCGGCATGGGCGAAGACGATGTGGCTGACATGGCACAGGAACAGGCGTCGCATAGGGCGGAGATCATGCGGAGGAACGGCGGCTGAGTCGGCGCAGCCGGGCGGATGAGATCAGGTTGGATGGACAATGCGGCGTCCATCCGGGCGCCGCTCCATCCGGTCCGCCAATTTAGTGCAATCGCTTATCGCCGAGGCGGTTGTCTGACGTGGCCATGACCGGGAAGCCGGCCGACGCCCCCGCAGGAAGCCCTTGTGCAGCGCGGCGATCCGGCGTAGGGTGCGAGCCATGAACCCCGTGCGCCTCACCTCTCCCGCCCTTCTGGGGCGATTTTGGTACCGCTGGT
It contains:
- the pgi gene encoding glucose-6-phosphate isomerase, with product MSALTRSPAWEALARHRQDVSTLHMRDLFAADADRFNRFSLEACGLLFDYSKNRITEETRTLLLDLARQQDVEGWRDRMFAGERINITEDRAVLHTALRNRSNRPVVVDGQDVMPEVNAVLHRMERFVRQVRDGAWTGYTGHPITDIVNIGIGGSDLGPVMVTEALTPYLHPQIGVHFVSNVDGTHISETLEWLDPETTLFVIASKTFTTQETLTNAHTARRWFLESAGDPAHVAKHFVAVSTNEAEVRKFGIDPANMFGFWDWVGGRYSLWSAIGLSIALGIGMDRFTELLAGAHDMDEHFRTAPLERNMPVLMAMLGVWYVNFWGAKSHAVLPYDQYLHRFPAYLQQLDMESNGKTVDRQGARVDYATGPVVFGEPGTNGQHAFYQLIHQGTELVPADFLAPAETHNPIGDHHRILLSNFFAQPEALMRGKTADEVRAEMTKSGKPADAIEPLVPHRVFEGNKPSNSILFKKLDPHTLGALIALYEHKVFVQGIVWAINSFDQWGVELGKQLAGKILPELQNGPTAALGHDSSTNGLIGWYRKHR